AGCCTTCAAGGCGCACATCCTGGGCCAGAATGCCAAGGAGCTGTTTCAGATTCATGCTTGATGATGGATCAGGGCATGCTCAGATCAGGATACAGGTCTTTAGCGCGTTTGAGCTGGAAGAACTCTTCGCGTTCTTTTTCTTCGAGGGTATTTTCGAGGTATTTGATGGTTTCGCGGTATTCTGGGATAAAGAGGTAGTTGAGGGAGTTGGCGCGGCGC
The genomic region above belongs to bacterium and contains:
- a CDS encoding V-type ATP synthase subunit D; protein product: RRANSLNYLFIPEYRETIKYLENTLEEKEREEFFQLKRAKDLYPDLSMP